In Juglans microcarpa x Juglans regia isolate MS1-56 chromosome 1S, Jm3101_v1.0, whole genome shotgun sequence, the genomic stretch attagtataagtataactatagcctatagtctatagtctatattaaactattagtattagttaaatagttatagacttatatattagtataactatataatatattagactagtctaatggtattaatattagcctactagtatagttatatattagtattagttatgataatttagtataactatattagtattactataactatagtctatattaaactattaatattagttaaatagttatagacttatatattagtatagctatataatatattagactatataatagtattaatattagcctattagtatagttatgaacttatatattagtattagttatagtgatttagtgtaactatattagtataactatagtctatagtctatattaaactattagtattagactattagttaaatagttatagacttgtatattagtatagctatataatatattagattatataatagtattaatattagcctattggtatagttatatattagtattagttataaactatatattagtattagttataaacttttagtgatttagtatagctatattagtataagtataactatagtctatattagactattagtattagttaaatagttatggacttatatattagtatagttaaataatatattagaccatataatagtattaatattagactattagtatagttatatattagtattagttataaaatatatatttaatattagtattaattataaacttttagtattaattataagtataactatggtctatagtctatattacactattagtattagttaaatagttatagacttatatattagtatagctaaataatatattagactatataatagtattaatattagactattggtatagttataagttataaattagtattagttataaactatatgtctatatatttaatattagtattagttataaacttttagtaaaaacttgtagtattagctataaacttatatattagtattaacattttatgtaataatttataaattataataataaattatttcatatatgaatatatataattatatatattatatataaaaatttcacataaaaatttatagttatacataatatataaaacttatatatattaatatatataatattttgtataaaacttatatatacaataatacaaatattattttatatatatatatatatattttttatcaaccgtccggtccggtctgaaaaatcctaaagccggaaccggaccggaccggttcaaaatcgGTAAAACTggtctggtccggttcggtctggaCTGATTTTCTgatttgaatttacacccttaCTTATGGATGATACAGTTTAGTGGTGGTCATAATGTCCAGATTTTATTCAGTCTAGAGTCTTATTAGATGTTGATGTGTAATTACATGCTTTATCATTGCAATGTTTCTTCTATTCTTATGAATGAaattgttctaaaaaatatttttttaacatcaataaccattaagaacaaaaaataacatcatcagtaatcacttacttaatcattaaaaaaatacctatGTGGTATTATTGAACGGTAGAATTAAGGGGGTTAACGATACACTCGAAATTTAGATATGTGATTACTCAAACGGCAATCTCTATGCAAACGTATACACTCGCATTACAATGACGTCGTTGCCGCAACCGAACTTTATCTATTCACATCATTAGAATGTGGGAGTCTTGGTGTTCTCAGTAATTAGTTCTAAAAGAGCCAAATTCtagagggaggaagaagaatcaAACGATGGATATAATTGTTAATACCCTCTTCTTGGATTTGAGTCCAAAGATTATCCctcctaattttattttcatttcctttaaGTTTTTAAAGTTGTTTTTTAGTACTAAagtctttttgtaaaatttagaAGGATTGTTTGCTAAATTCTGGTGGGGATAACGTCAATCTGAAAGGAAGATACATTGGCTTAGTTGGTTAAAGATGTGTTCTTCAAAGATTCGAGGTGGCATAAGTTTTAAGAATCTTGAACTTTTTAATTTGGCTTTGTTAGCAAAACAAGATTAGCGGTTGATTCAAAATCCTAATTCCCTAATGTCTCTGATTTATAAAGTTAAGTATTTCCCTTCCATGGACTTTTTTCATTCACTTTTGGGTAGTAAGCTGTCATATGTATGGAGAAGTATTTGTGCTGCTAAATCACTTTTGCTAGCTAGGGGTATTTGGAAGATAAGGAAGGGTGCTGATGTAAGGATAACTCAAGATAAATAGCTCTCAATTTTTTGGTTAACTGAGTCTCGTCCACcaaattatgtcatttatgATTATTCAAAAGTTAATATATTTATGCATCAGCCTAATGGTTATTGAGATGTGGGTTTGATTCAATCTATATTTCATCATTTTGTTGCTAATGCTGTTGTACAACTTCCTTTATTTTCAAGGAATTGGGATGATGAGGTTGTATGGACAAGTATTAAAAATGGCTTGAATTCATTAAAGTCTCTATATCATCTTGCTGTtacgtgattttattttatttttagtacgGGTAGCTTTGATTTCCAGAGTTCTTCATTCTTTTGGTGTCAATTCtagaatttaaatattatgaacaAAGTTAAGAATTTTGGGTGGAGACCATGTAAGTATAGTATTTGTACAAAATTGAATATGCTACAAAGGGGTGTTATTTTTAATGTGAATTGTTCTCTTTGTTCATTGGTAGTGGAAGATTGTTATCATATTTTTTGGGGCTATCTAGATGTGAAGAAATTGATGCCTATACGTTGTGCTTTTGTTATGCCTTTTCTGGAGACTATGAGTTCTTATTCTGATTTGGTAGGAGTTTTGATGTAATATGATATAACTTGAGTTTtacattttattactatttcttGGGGTGTTTGGAAAATATAGgaatatgaatttattttagaattctAACGGTATAATTAATGATGTGGTTGATAATTGTTTAGAAAATGTTGAGGAGTAAATTGCATCAATCGATTGTATGTAAGAATATCATTCTTTCTTGAAAACCTCATTTGCAAGGTATGGTAAAGCTTAATTTTGATGgtgttttgtttcatttttttgaatatGAGGGTGTGGGGGCTGTTTAAGGAAtgagaaatgagatgttttatttcctttctgTCAAAAAGAAGTTGGGCTGTTTGAAGTGGATGACATTGAGGCTTTGACTGTTTTGAGGTGTTTACAAATGATCTTACATTTGGGTTTCTCCAGTTTGTTATTGGAAGGAGATTATTTGTCTGTGATTGAACCTATTGTTTCCAAAGAACCTAAATTGTCTCTGAGGAATCTAACTATTCCagacagaaaaataatatatgagatctagatacttttttctttttttgagaacTCTAATGTACTTCATATTGGGAGATAAGATAATGAAGCAACTCATTTACTTGCAGGGCATGCTATTTTTGTGGATGATACAATTCGGTGGTTACAATGTCCACATTTTATTCAGTCTAGAGTCTTATTAGATGCTGATGTGTAATTATATGGTTTATCATTCTTCTATTTTTACTAATGAAACTGTtattaaaagtatatatatttttaacatccttaagcattatgaaaaaaaaaatacaagttcactaaggcctagtttggtttcaaaaatattttaaaactatctcatctcatattatctcattgaatatccaaacaccattcaaatacaaacatttttcaatttcaaatttttaaaatttaaaatttttcatataattattatttaatcattataactttcacaaattttcaaacaaaacacaaaaaataatttaactttttcaaattctaaaataaaaataatattaaaaaataatttatctctcttttaattttattcttttttatttaatttttttctcttttcttttcctaaattccataaaatatcttaactcaaactattttattattatttacaaattattttactacaatttataaatttttcatttcctatgtgtaatcaaacaagacctaataatcatttttttaatcattaagaaaaaattaaaataccaaaGCGGTAATATTGAATAGTAGAATTGAGGGggttaattatcatttttcccatgaaattttactttttcatcttatctaatttaatcattataatttttttaaatttttatataaaataaaataaacaatttaattctttcaaattctaaaaataaaaataatattaaaattatatattttaataatattttatttaacttttaattttatttcaattcattccatctcatcttcGTTGTTGCCGGACCACGCCCGAGCTTTGTCAATTCGCATCGTTAGAACGTGGGAGGTTGGGTGTTCTCAATAGTCAGTTCTAAAAGAGCATAACATAgggaggaagaaaaaggaaCAATGGATATAGCTGTCCTCTTCTTCAGTTCGAGTCCAAAGGTTATCACTCCTaagtttattttcctttccttcaagCGTTTAAAGATTTTTAGTGACATGgtagatttttcttttgcaacaaaatggaattttgtGTAGATGATAGTAAATCGCAAGAAGCTCGTGGGTGGCAATGCTCCAAAACTTACTTGCGGAAGCTCTGATTTTTCACGTCATTTCAGATTCGATTCTCGAGAATTTCGCGCAGGGTATCCGTGCACTCTGAAGACTCACAAGTTTAACTATCATAGTTTGTGCTAATTTATGTACATATTTCTTAAACTTGTTTCTTTcccattttttcaaaagttaaCAGAAATGCTCAAGCATGACTAGTGAAATTCGAAGTTGAGCAGGATAGCCTGGATAGGGCATGGGAATGGTCattctttgaatattttaacaaacaatgaggaatttttctttctttttggccATGTTTAAACAGCATATTGACTGTTTAAAGTGTAGTATGGGAAATCGTTAGAAGGTTAATTGGAACTGAGCTTGTGGTATGTTGGTGTTTGTTTTGACATGCTAGCTAAGCGACTCTCAGAATTTCCATCATAATTTTGCTTTGACCTTGGAGGAAATTGTGGAAAGCTTTCAATCTATTTCGGTTTAGATAACTTTTGAACAAAGAAGTTGGTAGATTCCAATACAGAAGGGATCACTATAAGAATTGGGATTGAGGTCATTTATTGGAATTCATTAATGTTTCTCATTTAAAGGGCATCATTTTTTAGTTCCTTCATAAAGTGGGTCACCTTTTTTTGGAGAATGAGTTCATATAATGCGCAAGACTTTCaggattttttttagaagtgcAAGACTTTCGGGATGTTTGCATTTAGTTCGTTGTTTTGTTTCAtgtttcccttttatttttcaggATAAGTCATGAACATCTTCCTCCTGTTTGTGCCATATTATCAGGTGTGACTTCCCACTCATTCTCTTTCAAGGAGCACCTCTGGTTACCATATCATGCTATTGTTTAATATTCTGCAAAATAATGATTTGAGTTACTTTCTTAGGTGTGGAAGATGTTGGAGTTTCTTATAGTTACCatatattgtttaatattcTGCCATGTAATGCTTTGAGTTACTTTCTTAGATGTGGAAGATGTTGAAGTTTCTTCTCAATTGGATGATTTCTCTGTCACTAGATCGAGGGTCAGTGATGCTAGAGAACTAATGGTAATCCAGGACATCTAGGCCTTTATTGTTATTAAAATGATCTGTGTTACAGAGATGTTCATAATTAGTCTTTATTATTATGGATTTCGACTGCAATTTGTATTTGTAACTTTTTGTTGCCAGATAAGTGTTGAGGTCTTTGGTGCCAGAACTAAAGCAATTTTTGAGagtgtttttgaaaaaatggtcGCTGCAGCCCAGCCGATCCCTGGCTTTAGAAGAGTAAAAGGAGGTAGGAACATTCAATTCAGGGGACATCTTATAATGGAAAGGCTCATTTCTTTAAATATCTCTCTTCAACTGCATATGGCCCATATGGGTCATCTATGAAGAGTCACCATGGTCCGTGAAGTGGCTTtcggcctcgtttgttttcgtaaatgagatgagttgaaattaaagttaaaaggtgaataaaatattgttagaatatatttgtttaataatattattgttttgagatttgaaaaagttgaattgtttattttattttatgtgcgaatttaggaaagttgtaatgattagataagatgagatgagttgaaagtagttgtgaaaacaaacgaggccttagtgtTTAAGCGGCCTCTTAAGGTTGGCTAGTATGGAGGAGAACCAAAGTGGTTTTGAGTGTAGGGACCTCAACATGCTCGGACCATGCACTTTTTGCCACCACTCCTGTGCACGTATTTGCCTGTAGTATTTGACATAACATTCTGGTAGGTAATTATGATGCCATGACATTGGTGGCttctatttttggtattgtcACATTCACCATTGCTTTTGGTGATCACGTGTTACTTTTGTGGCATGggttttattatttgatataaCTCATGAAACTTGGAACTGTTATGTAACAGATCTGTGAAAAATGAACTAAATGctccttatatataatatatgataagGATTATAAGTCAGAGAGTGGATATCCCCCTacattaaaagaagaaaaaataagttgATTGACTGATATAGGGGACAACCCCACAAAGGGGAAAGAATTTCAAAGTGATAGCTTCACAGCATAGCTGCGTCCATTGAGAATTTGTGGTAGCAGTGTCCTCTGTTGCTGTCTTTGGTTGATTATACTCCCTTTCCAAATGCTGGGCTCTTCTATTTCTGCAAGCTGGAATGCTTTGTTAAATTGACTGTAGTGTAGATTGTTAAAATGAGAACTAATGATTGTTCTACATCTCTTTTGTTCTACACAAAGagcatatttttgtaatttcttttctttttcattttcctccttgaattttattttgtcaTGTCCTACTCTCAATGCTAACATTTTTTTTGATTTCTCTCCTTGGCTATTTTGTCTCTGACCAACAATTTGAGGATCATCAGGAAAAACACCAAATGTAAGTATCTGTTTCCTTTAATTGTGCTGCTGCCCGCTGCCTACTTGTTTAACTTACTGTCGTTGGTAATTTAATTGACAAATGGTTTTCAAGTGGAAGCTAAGTGAATGTCTTGCTGGGGCATTCTTGGCACACCGTCCACCCTAACCCTTACCAGCCACACTTGATGCATGCATCTTATTGATCAAACACCCATCCAAACCACCCCACAGAGATGCATTTATGTGCAGATACTTCGACAAACACAGACATCCATGCATTCAAGTGTATGTCTCTGTGTTTTTgtgcgtgagagagagatatagcAGACACACAAGCATTGTGGTTTCCTAATTTTGTTCCGTGGAGACTGGAGAGGGTTGcattactctcttttttttttagcagaTACCAAGAGACATTCTGTTAGAAGTTCTTGGACCTTCTAAAGTTTACAAGCAAGTAATCATGGAAGTAATCAACTCTACCATTGCTGAATATGTAGAAAAGGTAATATGTATTGAATTATTTCTATTTActacatatttttttgaaatacatATTAGAATAATTTGTCTTAGTTGCTTTATCTAAATAATTGTTGCTGGCCACTTTGATTTATTGTCATTATATTAGTCATGCTCTAATATTAGTAGGCAAATTCTTTGAAGTGTATTCAAATGCTTGTACTGGATgttatgaattttaaattttcagttTGTAAAAACTTagtgataatttttatttatgataaatattaAACCTTAGAAATGTTTAGCCAAATTTGACCTTTCCAATATCATAGTTCCTGTGTTATTGTAGACAGTCAAGCACTAGTGCATCTTAAAGTGGTAACTGTATGAGAAATTAATGATCTATGAGGGGGTGGTCAATGTCACTGATGATAGATAGCTATACTATAGATATGCAGTAAATGTTCACCATGTTGCCACTGTGCTCATTTATAATTGCCGTTGTTATGGTGGGAATAGATTTCTTCAGTGCTACAAAGAACTCTGTTTAGTAGAGAAAAATGGGCATCTTCTTTCTAATATTCATGCATTTAATAGTTGGAGCAAAAGTATATGAGAATTTCTGAAAATTGGGGCATGTAATATTGATTTCCAGCATTTTTGTTTAAAAGGTTATGCATATaacgtataaaaaaaatcctgtGTTTCAGTGAAAAAGCAATTTTTGCAGAATAGAAATGCAATGCCTGTATATGAATGATCGACCAGTTGATTGGTATTCAAGTAACAATAATTTTTGGCAAGATAAGGTATTCTCAGTGAATGCCTAATATTTCTAACCTAAAGTGAATTTCCAATGACACACATCATCATGGCCCGCTATCTCTCATTTAAATCACTTGTGtccaaaaaagaaatcaaacatGTAATTATTGGTTTTACTAAGAGTATCGTTACCATGTTGTTCTAGTTATATCGCTCATTTAGCTTCATTGACGTAGCACCAGgtggcttattaaaaaaatatattcaaagcAAAATGGTGTCTGcaaacacaaaaaaaggaagattGAAACCCAAGTTCCCTCTACCCCTcttatgtttgtatttttaataagCTATATGGTGTCACATTAATGGAGCAAAGTGAGCGGTATAACTGGTGCGGCATAGTAAcatttctcttactaaatatcCATCAAGTTTTAGGGTATTGTTGATTTGTGATATATATTCTAGAGAACTCAATCCTCAATAGAGTAGGTAATCATGTTCCTGGATGATCCACTGCTAGGAATGCAGTTCAGCATCAATGTAGGTCAAGTACATGCAAAATGGTTGGGATGATAGACGAACAATATTAGGGAAGcagaaaagagaagagaagtaGAGAAGAAATCCTACTTCACTTTGTAAACATACAAATGTGGTGGAGCCTAAATTTAGTTCCTTGCTGTTTTAAATCGTTTCAGGAAGGATTAAAGGTCGGCAAAGACTTGAGGGTAGAGCAAAGCTTCGAAGATCTCGAAGTAACATTCGAGGCAGGTGAAAAATTCAGCTTTGATGCAGTCATTCAGCTTCAAGAAGCGAACTGAAATATCATGTGAACTTTGATTTCTCTCACAGATTGTGTATATGTTTAAGTAGATTCCTTCCCCGGATTAACTGATAATTTGTTTTGGgacccaataaaaaaaacattaaacaaGTAGATTCCTTTCCTTCCATAAGTATTCACAGAGCATATTTCTACCAACTATATATTATTCGCTGTAATCAATCATGTAAACCTTGATTAAGAAAACATGAAAAGGAAGGGAACGGGTACATCGACTCAGTTAAAAGACTATTAACccgaaaaaattgaataaaaatattataaagttaaatttttgtttaaatattattttttaacattattattttttaaaatttgaaaaaaaatgtatttttttcaatgttttgtttggaaatttggtaaaattgaaatagttaaatgaaaaaaattgagaatttgaaagtaaaaagtgttttgtatttgagtggtATTTGGGAAGAAATGAGAATTCCTGAAAATATGTGTACACAAACAAGGCCTAATGTCCAAACAAACCCTAAGACTGCATTTAGacgttgagctgagttgagttctttatgaatagtcgTGAGTTGAAATGGTTGAGCGAGTTTTATAGGACTCACTTAAGAcaagtttaaaatgtgtttggatgtatATTTATGAGAAGCTGTACAATTATTGGAACCCACCGTAAATATCTACTATTTATTGACATTATTGTCTTCCCACAATGCGCCAAacccgcaaaaaaaaaaaagttttctacACTTCATTATGGCGCAAGGATTCAAGAACAAATGTCATACTGTGGATTTGAGTTGTGAGACCCAACAACACATGTCAATGAGAAATGCACTTGAAATTCATCGTCTAGCCGATGTCAATTGTCAGCTCATGTCTGGGGGAACCATAAAGTCCCTTTCGATAGTTGCCGATGCTATTTACGTGGGGCCCTAACAACGAGTTTAAGTTGAACTATACTCatttgtgtgtttggatgttcaGCTTAAAAGTGAAATACACTCAACTGCTTTGTACATCCAAACGGAGTAAACCCGAACAACTCGAATTTGACCCAAATTTGATTGTGCTCTTAAGTTTTTCATAAGCTCGATTCTATGCGCAACTTATTCTTTTGAGATTGGAAACCCATAATTGATTAAGGTAAACTTATATGCTCATAATCAAGaataattaatacattaatTACCTCAACAAAATCCGATTCTAACCCAATCCTAATTAAATCAGAGAGTTCCGTTACTCGCAAGTAGGTTTATAAATACATTACTTATTTATGTGTCCGTGTCGTGCCACGTTGCAgttaataatatgattttttaagaataatgttatatattatacttttatctcatttttattctattatgtaagatgtgatatatttatactattggataataaatattaaaaaaaatcattcaataaaTGATGATATTGTGGtgtatagctttttttttttttacaccaatGCCCACATATTGAAATGGTTTCCAAAACCTCAATTACTAGATAAACCTGAATCCGATCCAAATTCTATTTTTAGAGTTTAGATTACTAGATAGTCGAAGAAGATAGTGTGAAGTGGAATTGAACGCTGAAGTATTAATGGACATACAATTTCGCATTGCCTTTCATAAAACTAAGGTTGTCTCTCACTACTTATaccattttatacaaaaatggCATGTTTGCACCGTTTGGTttactaaaaggaaaaaattactttGCTTCTCAATTGTACAGTTCAATTTGatcgtttgattttttttttatttagtgattaaaaaaataattttaagtgtattgaaatattttttttttattttttttaatatttaaatatattaaaaaaacgtaaaaaaaaaccaaaaaattaaaaaaagtcaaCTTGAGCGAGCTAGCCCGACTCTTACtaaaatattagactattactaTTGGGTTGTTTGAAAATTACTGTtcagatgttttttttttgacacCAAACCACCATGTAATTacgtaatttattaaaaaatgaacatatttaaaataaaaggacgtttgaaaatataaaaaaaattaaaatatttattatattttatataaaaatttaaaaaaattataataataagataagatgaataaaaataaattaagatgagtttagaatCCGACCTAAAATCTAGATCCCTTGCATACTTTGTGCTTGTGTTTTCAATAAATCACACGACAATACAGTGTCACGTCAAAAGAGTCATTAACGGTAAATTTCAAATTACCCAACagtattattcaaaatattactAGATATatttcaaacaaataaacataaatatttacttaatatgGCTGACTTCTTTATTAGTTGTACACCAATTAGAGAGAGAACTGTATTCACCAATCTAAAGTATTTGGCCTCGATGGGATATATAGCTTGGTTacacttattattataatttttttaaattttcgtataaaatataataaataatttaatttttttaaattttaaaataataataatattttattaaaaaaataatattttaataatatttcgTTCCATTCATCATCTCACCTCTTCGTGCCCAAACCAGCCCCTATGACTGGCGTTACAGAGAGACATAAAATTGTAGAGAAACCGTCATATCTCCCGTTCAGGCTCAGTCAAATCCTTGATTGATCGAGACGCAAACTTACAAGTACTCAATCAACGCGTCCCTGTGAAATTATAATTCTCGATTCAACGGCGAAAGGGTTTTGCTTCTCTCGCTGAATTTGAGAGAAAGAGACTGCTAGGGATTTGGGTCGGCGATTAGATCTCAACCACAACCTTCATCATGGTTATTATTCTCTTCTTTCTGTTCCTCTGCCTTTTTTCCATACGGCATTTTGTTAATCTAAGAATTTTTcctgttggattttttttttttaatggatgttCTGTTATTGCTGATCCTGTTCTCCAATATCATCACTGCGAGCAATAGGATTCGTTGTTCAAATGTAGAGTACTAAATAATTTAGGcgataatattattgtttatggATTGTATACGTATGGGTATAAGTCTGTATTTGCGCATGCATGTCTAGATTGTATTTATTTGCAATGCTCGAACTCGTCACTCAGCTATTCGGGACTGtaaccttattattattattattattttgtcacGTATGCGTGGTTTTCAATTCCACAGACCAAATTGGGAAATT encodes the following:
- the LOC121247566 gene encoding trigger factor-like isoform X1 produces the protein MDIAVLFFSSSPKMIVNRKKLVGGNAPKLTCGSSDFSRHFRFDSREFRAGYPCTLKTHKISHEHLPPVCAILSDVEDVEVSSQLDDFSVTRSRVSDARELMISVEVFGARTKAIFESVFEKMVAAAQPIPGFRRVKGGKTPNIPRDILLEVLGPSKVYKQVIMEVINSTIAEYVEKEGLKVGKDLRVEQSFEDLEVTFEAGEKFSFDAVIQLQEAN
- the LOC121247566 gene encoding trigger factor-like isoform X2, whose translation is MDIAVLFFSSSPKMIVNRKKLVGGNAPKLTCGSSDFSRHFRFDSREFRAGISHEHLPPVCAILSDVEDVEVSSQLDDFSVTRSRVSDARELMISVEVFGARTKAIFESVFEKMVAAAQPIPGFRRVKGGKTPNIPRDILLEVLGPSKVYKQVIMEVINSTIAEYVEKEGLKVGKDLRVEQSFEDLEVTFEAGEKFSFDAVIQLQEAN